One window of Robiginitalea biformata HTCC2501 genomic DNA carries:
- a CDS encoding CBS domain-containing protein, whose translation MGIKSFTGRREKQPEEKVPLRVRDYMTRNLITFHPDQHVEEVIDLLIRHKISGGPVVNEDRELVGILSEGDCIKHISDSRYYNMPPEQNRVSNCMVRDVETIDGNLNIFDAAKKFLEAKRRRFPIVENGKLAGQISQKDILKATVALRSQRWK comes from the coding sequence ATGGGAATCAAGAGTTTTACAGGCCGGAGGGAAAAGCAACCCGAAGAAAAAGTGCCGCTGCGGGTGCGGGATTATATGACCCGCAACCTGATTACCTTCCACCCGGACCAGCACGTGGAAGAAGTCATCGATTTGTTGATCCGCCATAAAATATCCGGCGGCCCCGTGGTGAATGAAGACCGGGAACTCGTCGGGATCCTGTCGGAAGGCGACTGCATCAAGCACATCAGCGACAGTCGCTATTACAACATGCCCCCGGAACAGAACCGCGTTTCCAATTGCATGGTCCGGGATGTGGAGACTATTGACGGCAACCTGAATATTTTTGATGCCGCCAAAAAGTTTTTGGAGGCCAAAAGACGCCGTTTCCCGATTGTGGAAAATGGCAAGCTGGCGGGGCAGATATCCCAGAAGGACATCCTGAAGGCCACCGTGGCGCTGCGTTCGCAACGATGGAAGTAA
- a CDS encoding cold-shock protein produces MQKGTVKFFNESKGYGFITGVEGKDVFVHASGLEEEIRENDEVYFEVEQGQKGPSAVNVRIAD; encoded by the coding sequence ATGCAAAAAGGAACAGTTAAGTTTTTTAACGAATCAAAAGGTTACGGCTTTATCACAGGAGTGGAAGGCAAAGATGTCTTTGTACACGCTTCAGGCCTCGAGGAGGAAATCCGCGAGAATGACGAAGTGTACTTCGAGGTTGAGCAGGGCCAGAAAGGCCCCAGCGCCGTTAACGTGCGCATCGCCGACTAA